The genomic segment ACCCTCGACAGCCTGCGCTTCGTCGTTCGGTGGTTCGGGCTTCCCGGCGGGGTCGACGGCACCTTGTTTCATCTGGGGCCGAGCCAGGTCGAGATCGTCGGTGAGTGCACGCCCCTCATGCCGGTGCTGGTCTTGGTGGCCGCGATCGCGGCCTATCCCGCGTCGTGGCGGCTTCAGCTGCTCGGAGTCGCTGCAGGCGCCGCGCTGCTCTGGCTCTTCAACTTGTTCCGGATCGGGAGCCTGATGGCGATCCTCGCCTGGCATCCCAAGAGCTTCGACTTCGTCCACATGTATCTGTGGCAGACCGTCACCTTGTTCGTGGTGCTGCTGATCTTCCTCTACTGGACGCGGTTCCAGCGCCCGTACGAGGCGGTGGCGGCATGAAGTGGCTCGTGCGGTTCCTGCTCTGGGGGACGCCGCTGACCTGGGCCGCGACCACCTTCTATCCGCAATATCTCCGTTTCCTCTCCGGCATCGCGATCGCGCTCTTCGCCATGGCCGGAGTCGAGATGCGGCTGGCGACTCTCGAAGTCCTGGCGCCCGTGGACCTGGCCTTGTTCGCGGCTCTGGCGTTGTCGAGCTACGACGTGCGCTGGCCGGTGCGTCTCGTGCGTCTCACCTTCGGGGTCGTCATGCTGTTCGTGCTCGAGATCGTGGTGTTGATGAGCGGAATCGTCCTCTTCCTGATGATCGGCCTGACCCCGGGAAGTCCGGCAGCGCGTTTCTTCCAGAACATCGAAAGCCTCATCGCGTGGGCCGCCGCGCCAATCGTGTGGATCACTCTCTTCAGGCCGCGCCTGCTCTCGAGGACGCCGGCCCGCGGGGAATCCCAAAGCAAGGGGCATCTTCGGGCCGCTTCCGCTCCGCGGCTTGCACGCGACCGGCCCTAGGCAGGAACCGCCGCTTCGCGCTCCTCGCGAGTCAGCGTCTTCGCCTCACGGATCAAACCGCGGGCCCAGTCGACGGCGTTCCAGGTGTTCCACAGGAGCACGCCGCGCACCACCTCGTCGCGCAGGTAGTAGACGATTCCCTCCCGGTACTCCTGCTTCCACACCGCGTGAGTCTCGAGCTCCGAGTCGATCTCGCCCACCGCTTCCCATCCGAGATCGAACAAGTCGGAGTAAAAGAACGGCAGGTGATCGTACGGCTTGTTCGCACCGGCCATGTTCGCGCCCGCCGCCTTGCCGTGCTGGATGGCGTGGTCCCAGTGTTCGATGCGCGTGCGGCGGTCGAGCGCAAGGTAGGGGAACTCGGCCACGTCGCCCGCCGCGTAGATGTAGGGATCGCTGGTGCGCCCGTGCTCGTCCACCTCGATGCCGTTGCCCACTTCGAGCCCTGCGGCTTCGGCGAGATCCACGGTCGGCGTGATGCCGATGCCGGCCACGACGAGCTGCGTGGTCACCATGTTTCCCGACGCGGTGTAGGCGGTGATCTCCGGGCCGTGGTCCTCGAACCTCACCACGGTCTCTTCGGACACGGCCTCGACACCCTGCTGGCGGTAGTAATCCGCGACGAATGACCCGAGGTCGCGAGGCAGGACCCGGGCAAGCGGCCAGGGCTCGGGGTAGAGCAGCGTGACGTCCTTGCCCGCGTGGCGCAGCGCGGCCGCGATCTCCATGCCGATGAAGCCGCCGCCGATCACCAGGATGTGCCCGAGCCGGTCGATGCGCTCCCGCAGCGTGAGGTAGTCCTCGAGGTAGCGGTAATAGCTGATCGATGCGCTGTCGCCTCCCGGAATGTTCATGCGCCGCGGGAAGCCGCCGGTCGCGAGCAGCAGCCGGCCGTACTCGTGCATGGTCCCGTGGTCGTCCCACACCCGGCGTTTCTCGGGATCGAGCTCGACCGCCTCGCGGCGCAGCGCGACCTCGACGTGCTTCTCCGTGTAGAACGTCTCGTCGTGGTAGGGAATCTTGTCGAGCGTGGTCTTGCCGAACCACAGGTCCTTGGACAGGGCCGGCCGCTGGTACGGGCGATGGTTCTCGCGCGACATCAGCAGGATGGGACTGTCGCGATCGTGCTCGCGAATGCCTTCGATCGCTCCGGCGGCGGCCAGTCCCCCACCGACGACGATGTAGGGAAACTTCATGGATCCGAGCCTATCACGCCGAGGGCGGCGATCCCGCCGCCGCCTCTCGGTGCCGCAGCTCGTGCTGCAGTCCCGACTTCCACGTGCCGCGCGAGGCCCAGGCCACGATGATGATCCCCCGCACCAGGCATGTTCCGGTGATGATCCACGCGATCCCGAGAACACCCAGTCCCCACGCCGGCGACCACAAGGCGAGCGGGATGCGGAGCAGGGAGAAGGCGCCGAAGATCCAGGAGATCGTGCGGGTGTGCCCCGAACCCAGGATGGATTCCGCGACCACGATCTCCATCCCGTTCACGATCAGGCACAGGTTGATGATGCGGAGATAAGGAACCCCGAGACGCAGCGCCTCGGCGTCATGAGTGAAGAGGTGGAGGAACGTGGTGGGAAAGATCGTCAGGAGCACGGTGAGCGAGCCCGAGATCCACAGATTCCAGCGCAGCCCGGTGCGGATCACCTGGTCGGCGCGATCCGGGCGGCCGGCGCCGAGGTTCTGTCCCACCAGCGCTGCACCCGCGGTGCCGATGGCCAGCGACGTGATGAACTGGAGGCCCTCGATCCGGTTGACCATGCCGACCACCGCGACCGCCGCGGATCCGAAGTGGGAAGCCGCGCGCACGAACACGATGTAGACCACCGAGAACATCATTCCGATGATCGCCGCCGGAATGCCGACGCGAACCATGCCGCGCAGACGGATCGGGGCTCCTTCGGCCCGCACCGCGAGCGGGAGGGCGCGGTGTCCGCGAAGCCCCATCACCAGGTAGGTCGCGACCATGAGGGCCCAGGCGATGACGGTGGCCCACGCGGCGCCATCGACGCCCAGTGCCGGGAACGGACCCCAGCCGAAGATCAGGAACGGAGCGAGCACCGCGTTGAGCCCCACCGCGCACAAGTCCACGAAGAACGGGGTGCGCGTGTCGCCGGACGCTCGCATGACCGACTCGCAGGTGAAGCCCACCATCGGCAGCGGAGCGAAGGCGAGCAGGATTCCGAGGTACCGGCTGCCGGTATGGATCAGCGAAGGCTCCGGCGTCATCAGCGAGAACACCGCGGAAGCGCCGAAGAGTCCGAGCAGCGTGCCCACGAGTCCCAGCAGTGCCGAGCCGCGCAGTCCATGGAACGCGGCCACGCCGGCGCGACGCCGCTCTCCGGCGCCGAGGAGCTGGCTGACGTAAGCGGTGACCCCGATCGCCAGCACGTCGTTCAGCGAGTAGACCCACCACATCACGAAGATCGAGGTGGTGACCGCCGCGGTGGCCTCGACGCCGAGCGGCTGGACCCACAGCGCGTCCACCCACTGGTAGCCCAGGCGCAGGAGCTGCGACGCCAGCACCGGCAGCGCCAAGTGAAACAGCGCCGAACCGATCGGCCGGGTGACGCCCGCAGGCAGTGTGGTCAACGGCCGTTCGAGACCTAGATCGTCGGACGCCGGTAGGCGCCGCTCGTGTAGATCGGGGGCTCGACTCCCGAGCGCCGGAGCGTGGCTGCGAGGTGCGCAATCTGGCCTTCGAGGTCGTGGACGCGCTGGACCAGCTCGCTCACGCGCTTGCCGATCGCGCGCACCATGCCGACGCCCACTTCTGGGTAGTCGAGCATGGTGTCGAACAGCGCTTCGTTGGACACGTTGAGCACGTGAGTATGCTCGCTCGCCACGGCGGTGAAGGTATGAGGCTCCCCCTCACCCAGCGACAGCTCGCCGAAGCCCTGGCCCGGCGTGCGCACACCATCGAGCGCGCGCCCCTTGCGCATCTCGACCAGGCCCTCCACCACCAGGTAGGCGCCGCTGTTCACGTCGCCCTCGCGGAAGATGGTCTCCCCCGCCTCGACGTGGAGCTCCCGGCCGCGGCCGGCCAGCTGCGCCAGCGTCTCGGTCGGAATGCTGGAGAACATGTCCGTGCCCTTGAGGAATGCCGTTCGTTCGATAATGGTCAGCGTCTCTTCCATGGTCAGGAGCCCGTCGCGATGGCGAGCCGCGCCCACGACGCGGTCTCGCGCACCAGCGCGTTGAGGGTGGAGAGGTTCGATTCCACGAGAGGAAGCAGTGAACGTTCCTTGCGCGATCCCGCCACGAACAGTGCGCAGGCGCGAAGCCATGCGTCGTCCGACGTCAGGATCTGCTCCAGCGTGTGCTCGTATCCGCCCGGGCGAATGGCGTAGCGAGTCTCGGCCAGCCGGATGCGCTCGGACTCGGCGCGCTCTTCCATCAGCGGCAGGATGAGCGCGCGATGCTCGACCGCGAGGGCGTTCTCCAGGTATTCGACGGCGTTCGCCTTCGAGCGCGGATGGGACGACGTGATCCCCTGGTACGCCGCGGCCATGTTCTGCGCTGAATAGATGAGCGCGAGCCTGCGGAACACGCGGTTCATCGCCTGATCGATGCGCTCGCGGAGCGCGGTCGCCAACAGCCGGTCCGCGATCGTTCCGTGCCCGGGAACGGCGCGGACATGGATGAGCGCGAACAGGTAGCTGCCGACGTCGCGCTCGATGTCCTCCGTCACCAGAGCGCGGGGGAACGTGACGCGCGCACCCGAGACGCGGAGCCGATTCGAGGCTTTGAGGACCCGGTACGCAAGGCGGTTGTCGGAGGCGTCGCGACAGCGGAACAGGGCGTTGACCGAGTCCTGAGTGGGAATCTCGGCCAGCGCTCTGGGGATCGCGTGGCGGACGTCGAGCGGGACCGTGGAGTCGTTGAGGTAGTCGCCGAGCGTTCCTACCACGCGGTCTCCCAGCGACACCAGAGCGGTCCGCGCCGCGTCCTCGGTGATCCGCGTACCCATCGCGTCGATCAGGATCGGAATGTGAGTGCGCCGGCCCGCCTTGCCGGCGCTTCGGAGCGCGGCCCGCCTCGTGGCGAGATCGGGATCGGCGAGCAGACGTCCCAGCATCTCGTGCAGCTCGCTCGGGCCCGGTCGCCGGCCGAGGCCCTCGGCGACCGCACACCGGATCGAGGAATCGCCGGACGCCAGCAGGTTTTCGAGGATGTCCCGGAGCCTCGCCTCGGACTCGGGTGGCGCCTGCTCCACCAGACAGAGGATGGCCGCGATCCGCACGCGCGGATTGCCCGACTCCAGGTATTCGACCAGCGGTCCGAACAGATCGGTCGCCGAGAAGGCGCAGTGAGCGCTCAAGGCCTGGACCTGCGCTTCCGGATCCTGGTCGTGAATCAGCTGATCCACCTTGGCCGAGAACCGGTCGAGCCGGTGGATGCGAACGTAGTGGAGCGCGCGTGCCCGCACCTGTCCCGAAGAGTGATCGAGGAGCTGGTCGAGACGCGCCTCGATCCGCTCGGGCGCGTTCTCTTCGAGCAGCTCGATGCCTTGAATGACCACCCGCTCGTAGCGGCTCTCGAGCAGATGCTCCATTTCGCGGAGGATGCCGGCCTCGCGCAGCGAGACCCGGCTGTTCTGTGGCCCGAGGTTCATGCGCCGGAGATTGACTCCGAGCTCGGCCACGTACCCGCGGCGAATCCTCAGCCACGCGAAGATCCAGATCAGGAGCAGCACGGCGAGCAGCAGCGCCAGGTTCCAGCTGGTGGCGCCCAGGGTGAACCCGGCGACCAGGATCAAGGCCCCGCTGAACCCGTCGCCGAGGCGCTCGAGTCCGCTGCCGATGAACGACTTTGCCCGCCGCCGCAGCGCAGGATCGAGCGGGAAGTAGAACAGCTCGCCGACCGACTGGCTCACCGACAGCCGCGTCACCTGGTCCCACAAACGGGCGGCCGCGACCGTCGCGAAGCTCGGGATCAGCAAAGTGAGCGTGGTCGTGACACCGAGCCCGGCAGGAAGCAGCAGCGAGGACCATGACGCCCCCAGGCGCTGGATCATCCAGCGCGTGCCGAGCGCCTGAAGCCCGAACGCCGCCAGATTGGTGAGGGTGTAGAACATGCCGAGGAAGGACACGTATTCCTCGGCCCGCGTGAAGTGGCGCTGCATCTGCGCCTTGAACTGGTAGTCCAGCACTCCGGTGACCATCACGGAGCAAAGCGCGGCGAGTGCCAGCCAGCGCACGTAAGGGTGGACGACCGGGTTCTTGACCGGCTCTTCCGGCGCCGGCTCTTCGGTCTCCAGCTGCGCGGCTTTGCTCCTGCCCACGCGCACCAGCAGCACCACCAGCGCCTGGAGCACGGCCGCGGCATTGAGCAGCGATGTCAGCGACCAGACGTGGGCGAGCGGCGCGGCGATGAGGCCGCCCACGAGGCCCCCGAGGATGCCGCCGAGCCCGACGAAGCTGAAGGTGCGGCGAGCCTCTCGGGGGTTGGAGACGCTGTTGGCGAACAGCCAGAACTGCGACACCACGATCAGCCCGTAGACGTTGCTCCAGAGGTAGAACGTCACCGGCACCCACGAGGCCTGAATGCGGAAGAGCTGCCCGAAGGCGGCGAGCGAGATCGCCGCCAGCAGCGACATCACGGCCAGCGATTCCCAGGTCGCGGCGCGACGAGTGACGCGCGCCAGGAGCCCCGAGGCGAAAGCGCTCAGCACCCCCACGCCGATGTAGACCCAGGGGAGCACCGAGACCGGCAGCTCGCTCAGGAAGTGAGCGTCGCGGACCGTCTTGGCCAGCGTGTACGAGCCGATCACGCCGCCCAGCATCAGCCCGAGACCCAGAGCCCGCTTGAGCTCGTCCGGCTTGAGGTCGAGGCGTGCCGCCAGGCCGGCGAAGAGGGTGTTGCTCACGCGATTCCTTCTGGAACCCGGAGGGGGGCGTGGGTTGACGGCATTTGGGGGGCCGCCCATAGTGGATGTAACCCCATGTACGAATTCAGGACGAAGTGCGCTCTTTTCACAATGATGGTGGCGATGGCTCTCCTGCTCTCGCCAGGCCTGGGTACGGCCTCACCAGAGACCGGCTGGATCGCCCAACAGACTGGGGCGCCGCGCGATTCGTCCGCGTCCCCCGGTTCGACTCCGCCGGGAAGCGCTTCCGGCGGCCAGCCCGCCATCCCCGAGGATCTGGCCCCCTCCACCGCGCCGCCCTGGGTTCCGGACGAGTCGGTGGATCGCGAGCGACCCTGGGAGACGGCGGTCCGGCTGCCGCTGCGGATCATCTCGCTGCCGTTCGCAGGCCTCGGGTATGTCACCAAGAAGACGTTCCTGACGATCGAAGAGACCAACTTCGTGAACCGGGTGAGGGTGACCATCGAGCCCATTCCCAGAGCCGGCTTCCGCATCCTGCCCGCGTCGCTGGGGGACCACACCGGCCTCGGTCTCGCGGTCGCCTACTCGCCGCCGGTCGTGAAGCGTCACCTGGTGGCGCGATTCGATGGAAGCTTGCAGCAATATAACAGGACGAGCATCCAGGCAGTCTGGGGCCCGGCGACGCTCGGGTATCAGTACGACTGGCGTCCCAAGGACCGGTTCTTCGGCATCGGTCCCGACACGGACGTCGACAGCATTTCCAACTTCGCGACCCAAAGCCAGTCCGTCCGCATCGGACTCGGACAGCGCTTCCCCTCCCGGCCGGATCCCGACTCGCCACGCTGGGAGATGGGCGCCTGGTTCGGACCCGCCGAGATCGTGACACGCCGCGGACGCGCCAGCGACGAGCCATCGTTCGAAGAGCTCTACCCTGCCGCCACGCCCTACTTGAATCAGCGGGTCGAGCATCTGGTCTACGGCGGACGGCTCTCGCTCGATCACCGTCGCGGACGCCCCCATTGGGGCGAGGGCGGCATGGCGTCGGTCGAGGTCGAGCGGTTCGACAAGCCGCTCGAGCAGCTGGGGCTCAGGACATCGACCACGCCGTACACCTACACGCGCTTCACGTACCAGGCCGAAGGCGGCGTCTCGTTCTATCGCGAGCCGCGCACCTTCAGGCTCGAGCTGCAGCTCATCGACAACGTTCCGGATGCCACCGGAAGCATCCTCCCCTCCGAGCTGGCCCAGCTCGGAGGCAGCCGAGGCATGTCGGGCTTCGAGGCCGGCCGGTTCCACGACCTCGATGCCGTGTCGGGCCGCCTCTCTTACATCTTCCCGCTCGCGTATCGCCTCGAGTTCGACGTCCACATGGAGATGGGGCGGGTGACGCGCGACGTGTGGGAGGACATGAGGGACGAGACGTGGTGGGGCTCGCTCGAGCGTTCCTACGGCATCGCCTTGCGCCCGCGCATCGAGAGCTTCGTGCTCGGCGCGATCGGCCTCGACTGGAGCCGGGAGACGGTGCGCTTCCGCTTCACCGCGGGAGGCGTCGAGTGACGCGCGGCTGCCTGCTCATCGCACTCCAGGTCGCGGCGACTCCGGTCATGGCCGCCGACTCCACGCAGGTCAAGGCTACGCCGCCCAAGGCAACCAAGATCTCCTACTACTACGACGCGGTGGACCAGAACCTGGTGCGGCCGATCGCCCGCTTCTTCGACCCCGCGCTCGGCGCGCGCAAGGCGACCGGAAAGAAGCGCGAGGCCGCCAACGTCGACGAGAACGATCAGGTGAGGCTGCCGAGCACCTGGTGGCAGCCGCGTCTCGGTTTCCGCGAGGTGACACCCGAGCAGATGAAGATCGGCCCTGGCCCCGGCACGGGCCCCTTGCGTGACGAGAAGTGGAAGGTGACGGGGCTCAAGACCCAGGGCGTATCGCTCGGCATCCGCATCAAGGACTCGGCGGGCGAGACCTTCCAGCTCAAGTTCGATCCCCCGCGCTGGCCGGAGATGGCGAGCGGCGCGGACGTCGTGGCCAGCCACCTGTTCTGGGCCGCGGGCTACAACGTGCCCGACAACTCGATCGTCAACTTCACGCGCGCCGATCTGGAGATCGGCGAGGGCGCCACCTACACGGACATGCTGGGAAAGAAGAAGGAGATCACCTGGGAGCGCATCGATCAGATCCTGTCTCGCGTTCCCCGGGCCCCCGACAGCAGCTATCGCGCGGTGGCCAGCCGTTTCATCAAGGGCAAGCCGCTCGGCGAATGGGAGTTCACCGGACGGCGCAAGGACGATCCCGAGGATCTGATTCCGCACCAGCTGCGGCGCGAGATCCGCGGCCTCTACTCCGTGTCCGCCTGGATCAACAACACCGACGGCAGCGCACGCAACACCATCGACTTTTGGGTCACCGACGGCGGCCGCTCGTTCGTCCGCCACTACCTGCTCGACTTCTCCGGCTGCCTGGGATCGGCCTCGATCGACCGGCAGAGCTACGCCAACGGGCTCGAGCACCTGGTGGACTTCGGCACCACCGCCTATAACTTCGTGACGCTCGGACTGGTGCCGTTCGCCTGGGAGAAGACCAAGGATCCTCACCTGACCGCGGTCGGCTTCTTCGAGGCGACCGCGTTCAATCCCAGGAACTGGAAGCCGTTCCTCGGCAACCCGGCATGGGACGACCGCACCGATCGCGACATGCGGTGGGGCGCCCGGATCGTGAGCGGGTTCACCGACGAGCACATCCGCGAAGCGGTCAAGCTCGGCCGCTACAGCAACCCCGGCGCCGAGGACTACATCGTGCGCACCTTGATCGCGCGCCGCGACAAGCTGGTGCGCGAGCTGCTCGGCGAGACCCCCCAGGTACAATCCGCCCGCTGAGGAAGGCCGCCGATTCCTTGGCGGTCTCCGCTGACGTTCCATCGCCCGCGAGCAGAGCAAGAACCGCAAGAGTCGGCAGCACGAGCCATCTTTGCATGGCCCGGAGGATAGCGCAGCCGACCGCGATCAGCCCTTCAGCCGCTTGAGATCCTTCTTCGGTCCTTCGAGCTTCGGGTCGAGCTTGGACGCCGTCTGGAACTCGGCGATCGCCTCTTTCGGCTTGCCCTGCAGCTCGAGCGCCTGTCCGAGTCGCCAATGCGCGCCGGCATACGAAGGCGCCCCGATCTCCGGCGGAACACTCAGGTAACGACGCAGCAACGCCTCGGCGCGCGCACCGTCGGTCCTCTCGGTGATCAGGATGCGCGCGACTTGGTAGTGCGGGCTGAGATTGCCGGAGAGCGCCGTCTCGGCTTTCGCCAGAGTCGCGTCCATCTCCGACCATTGCTTGCGATAGGCATGGTGCATGGCCAGCACGGTCCATCCCCCGACCCGCCATGGCTCGGCATCGGCCGCCTCGCGAGCCAGACGCTCTGCCTCGTCGGGCTTGCGCCAGGGCTGAACGAGGTAGCTCGCAAGCGCCACCTTGGCACGCGGCTCTCCCTTGACCGCCACGGCCTTGCGCAAGCAACTCTCCGCGAGCACCGAGTCCTTGTCGTCGAGAGCGTTGTCGGCCTTCTCGAGCCAGCCGCGCGTGGGGTTGACCTTCATCAGCCGGTCGGCGAATGCCGCTCCCTTCTTCTTGTCACCGCCAACGATGCCCGGCGCCTGGCGATGAAAGGCGATCATCCCCTCCATCGCGTCCTCATGATTCGGATTGATCTCCAATGCCTTCTCGGCTTCCTTCTTGAACTTTCCCGCGAGGCCCGGCTTCTTGAG from the Candidatus Eisenbacteria bacterium genome contains:
- a CDS encoding FAD-dependent oxidoreductase, giving the protein MKFPYIVVGGGLAAAGAIEGIREHDRDSPILLMSRENHRPYQRPALSKDLWFGKTTLDKIPYHDETFYTEKHVEVALRREAVELDPEKRRVWDDHGTMHEYGRLLLATGGFPRRMNIPGGDSASISYYRYLEDYLTLRERIDRLGHILVIGGGFIGMEIAAALRHAGKDVTLLYPEPWPLARVLPRDLGSFVADYYRQQGVEAVSEETVVRFEDHGPEITAYTASGNMVTTQLVVAGIGITPTVDLAEAAGLEVGNGIEVDEHGRTSDPYIYAAGDVAEFPYLALDRRTRIEHWDHAIQHGKAAGANMAGANKPYDHLPFFYSDLFDLGWEAVGEIDSELETHAVWKQEYREGIVYYLRDEVVRGVLLWNTWNAVDWARGLIREAKTLTREEREAAVPA
- a CDS encoding cyclic nucleotide-binding domain-containing protein, producing the protein MGAARHRDGLLTMEETLTIIERTAFLKGTDMFSSIPTETLAQLAGRGRELHVEAGETIFREGDVNSGAYLVVEGLVEMRKGRALDGVRTPGQGFGELSLGEGEPHTFTAVASEHTHVLNVSNEALFDTMLDYPEVGVGMVRAIGKRVSELVQRVHDLEGQIAHLAATLRRSGVEPPIYTSGAYRRPTI
- a CDS encoding archaeosortase/exosortase family protein; the protein is TLDSLRFVVRWFGLPGGVDGTLFHLGPSQVEIVGECTPLMPVLVLVAAIAAYPASWRLQLLGVAAGAALLWLFNLFRIGSLMAILAWHPKSFDFVHMYLWQTVTLFVVLLIFLYWTRFQRPYEAVAA
- a CDS encoding MATE family efflux transporter, giving the protein MTTLPAGVTRPIGSALFHLALPVLASQLLRLGYQWVDALWVQPLGVEATAAVTTSIFVMWWVYSLNDVLAIGVTAYVSQLLGAGERRRAGVAAFHGLRGSALLGLVGTLLGLFGASAVFSLMTPEPSLIHTGSRYLGILLAFAPLPMVGFTCESVMRASGDTRTPFFVDLCAVGLNAVLAPFLIFGWGPFPALGVDGAAWATVIAWALMVATYLVMGLRGHRALPLAVRAEGAPIRLRGMVRVGIPAAIIGMMFSVVYIVFVRAASHFGSAAVAVVGMVNRIEGLQFITSLAIGTAGAALVGQNLGAGRPDRADQVIRTGLRWNLWISGSLTVLLTIFPTTFLHLFTHDAEALRLGVPYLRIINLCLIVNGMEIVVAESILGSGHTRTISWIFGAFSLLRIPLALWSPAWGLGVLGIAWIITGTCLVRGIIIVAWASRGTWKSGLQHELRHREAAAGSPPSA
- a CDS encoding tetratricopeptide repeat protein, with protein sequence MRHFCLAMALAVPITAVSITPTFAQDGPQALMDHGRVRQAAAAAESRLKSNSKDVESLRVLATIRALEKKWADAQDLAERAVAAGPNDADAHYALAQVAGMQASSASVLKKPGLAGKFKKEAEKALEINPNHEDAMEGMIAFHRQAPGIVGGDKKKGAAFADRLMKVNPTRGWLEKADNALDDKDSVLAESCLRKAVAVKGEPRAKVALASYLVQPWRKPDEAERLAREAADAEPWRVGGWTVLAMHHAYRKQWSEMDATLAKAETALSGNLSPHYQVARILITERTDGARAEALLRRYLSVPPEIGAPSYAGAHWRLGQALELQGKPKEAIAEFQTASKLDPKLEGPKKDLKRLKG
- a CDS encoding Npt1/Npt2 family nucleotide transporter, with the translated sequence MSNTLFAGLAARLDLKPDELKRALGLGLMLGGVIGSYTLAKTVRDAHFLSELPVSVLPWVYIGVGVLSAFASGLLARVTRRAATWESLAVMSLLAAISLAAFGQLFRIQASWVPVTFYLWSNVYGLIVVSQFWLFANSVSNPREARRTFSFVGLGGILGGLVGGLIAAPLAHVWSLTSLLNAAAVLQALVVLLVRVGRSKAAQLETEEPAPEEPVKNPVVHPYVRWLALAALCSVMVTGVLDYQFKAQMQRHFTRAEEYVSFLGMFYTLTNLAAFGLQALGTRWMIQRLGASWSSLLLPAGLGVTTTLTLLIPSFATVAAARLWDQVTRLSVSQSVGELFYFPLDPALRRRAKSFIGSGLERLGDGFSGALILVAGFTLGATSWNLALLLAVLLLIWIFAWLRIRRGYVAELGVNLRRMNLGPQNSRVSLREAGILREMEHLLESRYERVVIQGIELLEENAPERIEARLDQLLDHSSGQVRARALHYVRIHRLDRFSAKVDQLIHDQDPEAQVQALSAHCAFSATDLFGPLVEYLESGNPRVRIAAILCLVEQAPPESEARLRDILENLLASGDSSIRCAVAEGLGRRPGPSELHEMLGRLLADPDLATRRAALRSAGKAGRRTHIPILIDAMGTRITEDAARTALVSLGDRVVGTLGDYLNDSTVPLDVRHAIPRALAEIPTQDSVNALFRCRDASDNRLAYRVLKASNRLRVSGARVTFPRALVTEDIERDVGSYLFALIHVRAVPGHGTIADRLLATALRERIDQAMNRVFRRLALIYSAQNMAAAYQGITSSHPRSKANAVEYLENALAVEHRALILPLMEERAESERIRLAETRYAIRPGGYEHTLEQILTSDDAWLRACALFVAGSRKERSLLPLVESNLSTLNALVRETASWARLAIATGS